TGGAAGGGGAGCAGGTGAAGGTTACCACAAGCATCGGAATCGCCATTTATCCCATCGATGGCGGCGACGCGGGGACTCTGCTCAAACGGGCCGATATCGCCATGTATACGGCAAAGAACCGGGGCCGCAGGGGATTCTGCTTCTTCAACGAAGACATTGACCGGGAATGGGACGAGGCAGGTGCCGTGAGGAGTGAGGAGTGAGGGGACTCTTTGTAAGGCTTGACGTTAAGACGAATCACCGCCATATCGGTTGTTGATCCGATAGACGAAGGCCAGAATTTCCGCCACGGCCTGATAAAGCTCCGGAGGGATCTCCGCGCCGAGAGGGATCTTGGCCAGAAGTTCCACCAGATCAGGATCTTCAACCACCTCGACGCCCGCCTCCCGGGCCGCAGCCAGGATTTTTTCGGCAATCGGTCCCTTGCCTCCCGCGACCACCGTGGGGGCATTCCTGCCCTTTTCATATTTCAGAGCGACGGCTTTTTCAGTTTTATTTTCAGTCATTTAAAAACCTTAGTTGCTCGTTGCTGGTTACTAGTTGACGGTCTATGAAGGTTTTCGGTTAACGAGCCACGAGCCCCCACCTTTCAAACCCTCGTATTCAACAGTTTCTGCTCGTCCGTCAACACCCGTCGAATCAGTTCATTGTCGAAATTTTTCCCGCCGGAGCAATAAGAGGCATTCTGGATCGGCAGTGCCGTCAGAATGGAGCGAAGTTCCTTTTCACACCCGGCAACAAAATCGGCTGTGTCCTGCGAGGCGCAGGTAAAGCGAAGAAAAAGCTTTCCCTGCTCGTGCAGCATGTCGATGCGGAGATTGCCGAGATTTTTGAGTGTCAAAAACAGAGAGACCTTGTCGGGTCCGGTAATCGATCCCCTGCTTCGTCCGCCATCCTCGACCGTCATGAAACCGTTTTCCACGAAAGGAAGCGGCAGAGGAATCAGGAAGGAATTTTCCTGGCCAAGGCGAAGATTGCAGAGTTGAAAAAGTTCAATTTTCTGCAACGCTCGGTGGACAGTTTCGGAAAGCTCCGGATCCCCTTCACCATCATGCTTCAGGATGTTGAGCAGGGCGCTTTTCAGATTGTCTGCATCAAATTTGCCGGAACCCTCCGCCAAGTCGGCTTCCATCC
This portion of the Syntrophotaleaceae bacterium genome encodes:
- a CDS encoding EscU/YscU/HrcU family type III secretion system export apparatus switch protein, which encodes MTENKTEKAVALKYEKGRNAPTVVAGGKGPIAEKILAAAREAGVEVVEDPDLVELLAKIPLGAEIPPELYQAVAEILAFVYRINNRYGGDSS